The genomic stretch ATAATAAGTTTACTTGTGCTTTGTATTTATTAACAATAAACTCTAAAGGCTTTAAAACGGTTTTACTTTTTACAACACCAGATTTAAAAGCCATTAAAATATTAGAAACTGTTTTATATTCATAATTTTCTGGTACAGCCAATATTGCCAAATTAGATTTTTTAACCAAACTACCAGCGGTTCTACCTAAGAATAATCCCTCTTTTATAGAATTACTTTTTGTACCAACAATTACTAGGTCAATACCCAATTCTTGATCTATAGCTTCAACACTATCTACAACGCTACCTTTAGCAGAAATCAGTTTAATTTCAACATTTTTAACATCGCAAATATTAACCATAGTTCTTAAATACAAATTAGTTTCTTTTTCTATAATTGCATCTACATTTTTCATTGTTCCTGCTTTAGACTGCACACTGTACGCTCTAAAAACAAAGACTTTTGCATTAATTTCTGAAGCAAAATCAATAGCATATTGTAAGGTTTTTTGTGCGTTTTCTGTAGATCCAATGGGTACTAAAATGTGTTTCATAATGGTTTGTTTTTATTATTACAAAGTTAGTTAATTTTAATAGAATCGTTTTCGATTTCATTTTTTAGAAATGTACATTTGCAAAAACATCTATCTTTTGAATGTAAATATTAGCTTTAAAAATATAAATAAATTAGCAATTCCTGCTTTAATTGCTGGTATTGCAGAACCTGTTTTATCGATTACAGATACTGCAATAATTGGTAATATAGATACAAATGCCACAGAAAGTCTTGCTGCAGTTGGTATTGTTGGTGCATTTATCTCGATGCTTGTTTGGGTTTTTGGGCAAATTAGAAGTGCAATTTCATCTATAGTTTCTCAATATGTAGGCGCTAATAAGATTAATGATATTAAAGAATTACCAGCACAAGCAATTGCAATAATTGTTTTTGGTAGCTTAATTGTATTAGCAATATCATATCCGTTTTCTAGACAGATTTTTCAATTTTATAATGCTTCAGGAGAAATTTTAGAATTTTGTATCACCTATTTTAATATTAGAATATTTGGTTTTCCGTTTGCATTATTTGTATTTGCCATATTTGGTACTTTTAGAGGTTTACAAAATACTTTTTACCCAATGATTATTGCTATAATTGGCGCATCAATAAATATTATTTTAGATTTAATATTGGTGTATGGTATAGAGGGTTTTGTGCCTGCAATGCATATAGAAGGTGCTGCTTATGCAAGTGTAATTGCACAGGTTTCTATGGCTGTAATCTCTTTATATTTATTAATTAAAAAAACACCTATTTCTTTAAAAGTTAGATTGCCTTTTCATGCTGAAATTCCAAGATTATTGGGTATGATTGGTAACCTTTTTATTAGAACAATTGCATTAAATGTAGCCTTGTATTTTGCTACTTCTTACGCAACAGGTTACGGTAAAGAATATATTGCCGCCTATACAATTAGTTTAAATATTTGGTTATTGGGCGCTTTTATGATTGATGGTTATTCTAGTGCAGGTAATATTTTGTCTGGTAAATTATTAGGTGCAAAAGATTATAAAAGTTTGCTTGACTTAAGTAATAAATTATTTAAATATGGTTTAATTGTAGGTGTTTGTATTGGCTTAATAGGTTTTCTTTTTTACAATTTTATTGGGGAAATTTTCACCAAAGAAACTGCAGTTTTAAAGCAATTTTATGCTGTTTTTTGGATTGTTTTAATTACACAACCTATAAACGCAGTAACCTTTATTTTTGATGGGATGTTTAAAGGTATGGGAGAAATGAAATACTTAAGAAACCTTTTAATTTTGGCAACAGGTTTTGTTTTTATTCCCACATTATTCTTTTTTGATTATTTAGAATATAAATTAGTTGCTATTTGGATTGCTTTTACACTATGGATTATTGCTAGAGGTTTGCCTTTGGTTTTTAAGTTTAGAAATAAATTTATTCCGTTGGCAGAAAACAGTTCGAAAATTTAATTTTATCAGAAATTAGTATTCTTTTATTAATTTTTTAAAACTTATTTTTACTCAAAATTTACAATTATGGCTACAACTAGAGAAAACGGAAGTTTATACACTAATATTCAAAATAATATTGCAACAATAGAGTTTGGGCATCCTGCAAGTAATTCTTTTCCTGGAGAATTATTAGCTAGATTAACCAAAGAATTATTGTCTGTTGGATCAAATAATGATGTTTCCGTAATTGTTTTAAAGTCGGAAGGAGAAAAAGCTTTTTGTGCAGGCGCTTCTTTTGATGAGTTGGTCGCTGTGTCTAATTTAAATGAAGGAAAACAGTTTTTCTCTGGTTTTGCAAATGTAATTAACGCCATGAGAACTTGTGGTAAATTAATAGTTGGTAGAATTCAAGGTAAAACAGTTGGCGGTGGTGTTGGTATTGCTGCGGCTTGTGATTATGTTTTGGCAACAGAAAGTGCTTCGATAAAATTATCAGAATTTACAATAGGTATTGGTCCTTTTGTTATAGAACCTGCAGTGTCTAGAAAAATTGGTGTTTCTGGTACGGCAGAATTAACTTTAGACGCCACAAGCTGGAAAAACGCGTATTGGGCTAAAGAAAAAGGTTTGTATGCTAAAGTTTTAGAAAATCAGAAAGAATTAGATAAAGAAATAGATATTTTAACTTCAAAATTGGCTAGTTATAATCCGATGGCTTTAGCAGAAATGAAAAAAGCTTTATGGAAAGGTACAGAAAATTGGTCTGCTTTATTAGAAGCAAGAGCTGCTGTTTCAGGTGAATTAGTTTTGTCTGATTTTACAAAGAAAGCATTATCTAAATTCACAAAATAATTCTTTTTCATGAAAATTGTTACTACAAATATTGGTGAAAAAAAAGAGGTTAACTGGAAAGGTAAAAACGTAACTACAGGTATTTTTAAATATGCTGTAGATAAACCTATTTTTTTAGATATTGAAGAAGTAAAAGAAGATGCAATTTGTGATAGAGAACATCATGGTGGCGTTT from Polaribacter marinaquae encodes the following:
- a CDS encoding universal stress protein, whose amino-acid sequence is MKHILVPIGSTENAQKTLQYAIDFASEINAKVFVFRAYSVQSKAGTMKNVDAIIEKETNLYLRTMVNICDVKNVEIKLISAKGSVVDSVEAIDQELGIDLVIVGTKSNSIKEGLFLGRTAGSLVKKSNLAILAVPENYEYKTVSNILMAFKSGVVKSKTVLKPLEFIVNKYKAQVNLLLVKTPSYKEEHLVLHKDLESLQSTLTVTENATTFQGVLENIKTHNPDMLCVFRRKRGFFKKLWEKNTILKEEFYSNVPLLVLIGK
- a CDS encoding MATE family efflux transporter, whose translation is MNVNISFKNINKLAIPALIAGIAEPVLSITDTAIIGNIDTNATESLAAVGIVGAFISMLVWVFGQIRSAISSIVSQYVGANKINDIKELPAQAIAIIVFGSLIVLAISYPFSRQIFQFYNASGEILEFCITYFNIRIFGFPFALFVFAIFGTFRGLQNTFYPMIIAIIGASINIILDLILVYGIEGFVPAMHIEGAAYASVIAQVSMAVISLYLLIKKTPISLKVRLPFHAEIPRLLGMIGNLFIRTIALNVALYFATSYATGYGKEYIAAYTISLNIWLLGAFMIDGYSSAGNILSGKLLGAKDYKSLLDLSNKLFKYGLIVGVCIGLIGFLFYNFIGEIFTKETAVLKQFYAVFWIVLITQPINAVTFIFDGMFKGMGEMKYLRNLLILATGFVFIPTLFFFDYLEYKLVAIWIAFTLWIIARGLPLVFKFRNKFIPLAENSSKI
- a CDS encoding enoyl-CoA hydratase/isomerase family protein, yielding MATTRENGSLYTNIQNNIATIEFGHPASNSFPGELLARLTKELLSVGSNNDVSVIVLKSEGEKAFCAGASFDELVAVSNLNEGKQFFSGFANVINAMRTCGKLIVGRIQGKTVGGGVGIAAACDYVLATESASIKLSEFTIGIGPFVIEPAVSRKIGVSGTAELTLDATSWKNAYWAKEKGLYAKVLENQKELDKEIDILTSKLASYNPMALAEMKKALWKGTENWSALLEARAAVSGELVLSDFTKKALSKFTK